From Vairimorpha necatrix chromosome 9, complete sequence, one genomic window encodes:
- a CDS encoding putative SP-containing protein produces MNFLMLLYAKILAINASIVSDLYNEQQTHEYQDADLAKIYLNKHNGLSKNKDSQILNAEETKEHAQPILNDGNVCESNKNICFLQIEKNDQHKNSPAHTTDLSNNINSKFLNPHVSNWF; encoded by the coding sequence atgaattttttaatgttgtTATATGCTAAAATATTAGCTATAAATGCTAGTATTGTATCGGATCTTTACAATGAACAACAAACACATGAATATCAAGATGCAGATCTtgcaaaaatatatcttaataaacataatggactttcaaaaaataaagattcTCAGATCCTCAATGCAGAAGAAACAAAAGAACACGCTCAACCAATTTTAAATGATGGAAATGTCTGcgaatcaaataaaaatatatgttttttgcAGATAGAAAAGAATGATCAGCACAAAAATAGTCCTGCACATACTACAGATCTAagtaataatataaattctaaGTTTTTAAACCCACATGTATCTAATTGGTTTTAG